One stretch of Nitrospinota bacterium DNA includes these proteins:
- the nirD gene encoding nitrite reductase small subunit NirD translates to MIRFIKVLKVEDLPIGKSAIVLVDDVEVALFNYKEEIYAVANKCPHKGGPLGEGRVQEGVIVCPSHEWRFELKTGNSMQNPEMRVEVFPVRVKDEKIYVGFKKNDKKIYGKEASVVPSALNFKVPTIQKPINREEEL, encoded by the coding sequence ATGATCAGGTTTATCAAGGTGCTCAAAGTAGAAGATCTTCCGATAGGGAAGTCGGCCATCGTATTGGTGGACGATGTGGAGGTCGCTTTATTTAATTATAAAGAGGAAATTTACGCCGTTGCCAACAAATGCCCGCATAAAGGGGGACCGTTGGGGGAAGGACGAGTTCAGGAAGGGGTGATTGTTTGCCCCAGTCACGAGTGGCGGTTTGAGTTGAAAACCGGCAACAGCATGCAAAATCCGGAAATGAGAGTTGAAGTATTTCCTGTCAGGGTCAAGGATGAAAAAATTTATGTGGGGTTCAAGAAAAACGATAAGAAAATATACGGGAAAGAGGCGTCGGTTGTTCCATCGGCCTTGAATTTCAAGGTTCCGACGATTCAAAAACCTATCAATCGCGAGGAGGAGCTTTAG